Proteins co-encoded in one Xiphophorus couchianus chromosome 3, X_couchianus-1.0, whole genome shotgun sequence genomic window:
- the tpi1b gene encoding triosephosphate isomerase B, which produces MSRKFFVGGNWKMNGDKKSLGELIQTLNSGKVDSNVEVVCGAPSIYLDFARSKLDAKLGVAAQNCYKVSKGAFTGEISPAMIKDCGVNWVILGHSERRHVFGESDELIGQKTAHALESGLSVIACIGEKLDEREGGITEKVVFAQTKVIADNVKDWSKVVLAYEPVWAIGTGKTASPQQAQEVHEKLRAWLKTNVSDAVANSVRIIYGGSVTGGTCKELASQKDVDGFLVGGASLKPEFIDIINAKA; this is translated from the exons ATGAGCAGGAAATTCTTCGTCGGTGGCAACTGGAAAATGAACGGCGACAAGAAAAGCCTCGGGGAGCTCATCCAGACCCTGAATAGTGGCAAGGTGGACTCCAATGTCG aGGTGGTGTGCGGTGCTCCATCCATCTACCTGGACTTCGCCAGGTCCAAACTGGATGCCAAGTTAGGAGTGGCGGCTCAGAACTGCTACAAAGTTTCCAAGGGTGCCTTCACTGGGGAGATTAG CCCTGCGATGATCAAGGACTGCGGCGTGAACTGGGTTATCCTGGGACACTCCGAGCGGCGCCACGTCTTTGGCGAGAGCGACGAG CTGATTGGTCAGAAGACTGCTCATGCTCTGGAGAGCGGTCTCAGCGTGATCGCCTGCATCGGCGAGAAGCTGGATGAGAGGGAGGGAGGCATCACAGAGAAGGTGGTGTTTGCCCAGACCAAAGTCATCGCAG ACAACGTAAAGGACTGGAGCAAGGTCGTGCTTGCTTATGAGCCTGTGTGGGCTATTGGCACTGGGAAGACTGCGTCTCCCCAGCAG GCCCAGGAAGTTCATGAGAAACTGAGGGCGTGGCTGAAGACCAACGTGTCTGATGCTGTAGCCAACTCTGTGAGGATCATCTATGGAG GTTCAGTAACTGGTGGTACCTGTAAAGAACTGGCCTCCCAGAAGGACGTGGACGGTTTCCTGGTGGGTGGAGCCTCTCTCAAGCCAGAGTTCATCGACATCATCAATGCCAAGGCGTAA